The sequence below is a genomic window from Plodia interpunctella isolate USDA-ARS_2022_Savannah chromosome 5, ilPloInte3.2, whole genome shotgun sequence.
ttcttatttattttaataaagtttcggGTGTCAACAACTAAATTGTTTCTAACATGCACACAATGGTTAACAAAACAGGagttaaatgtaaatgtatgaTAATTGATGTCTGATCTTTGGCACTGGTTTACTTACATTGTGTTTGTATAGAATATTCAATTGTGTCTGTATTTTAGACATTGACTTATTAATTGGTAGATTAGATTTGTATTAGAGATTGACAAGGGTATCTGGTTGACTGAGGGAATGGTGCTGTCTGATAAATTTGACAAGgaatatattcttaaaaatgtCATTGAAGTTTTCGATTTTGATTGCCGGTTATTTATAGTAAGGGTTGACACCTTATTCTTGacgaataaacaaaaatctgATTGAAATATTCAGCATAGTTCAATTgactgaaacaaaaaagtttatttttataaatttgtcaagttgaaattaagtaggttgttattatttaaagcaTGGTTGGCAACcctttttattgttgtcaatcTGTACATTGGTATTGGCAAGACaatgtacctaaatattaCGTAGCTATTAGAAGCTATGTTACGTAAATTAAAactcatatatttaaattaaaaacaaaaacccaATTGAACCTTGTCTATTTACAGTATCATCAAAGACAATGACTtaacaagtacctacttattacaATAGAAATATGCATACCCTGCTAGCTTTTATTGCCGGTGGTTAAATATGCATTAGCAAAATAGCCATTAAACAAAATGGTATGCACTTGAcattcaataattaatataaattatgcaccTAAGTACCTTATCCCATTCCTAATTTTACCTAATTTAGAACCATTACCTTACATTTATTACCAGAAGAACAGACCTATGAagaattgataatattagaGTAGGTAAATTTAATCTCAGTCcacaagtaataaataaggCGTTATTGTGGTAGAGGCAgtcatgtttaatttttgtaaaattgatagatacaatcatttatttgtatgataaAAGACACACTCTCAATAAAAAGCATAAAATGGTTGTTTACTCTTTCAGATCCTTCATGCTGCTATAGGATTGGTACCTTCAGGCGTCTTCCTAGTACTGGTTCAAGTTTACTCTCGCGTTTTCGTGGTCTGTGGTATCCTGATGTCGGTGTACGGCTCCACAGTGAGTCCCGGCCTTCCGCTTTGTATACTGGCATGGTCTGTCACCGAGATTATTCGATATGGATATTACACACTAAATCTTATTGGTGCAGTCCCACAGATCTTGTTATTCCTTCGGTGAGTCTTTCATActctattttgaaaattataagttGTATGATAacttgcataattatattatattaataatacctatGAAATGTAGTGACAAAGTCTTCTTATCAAAATTTCAGTTCAGTATTAGATAAGAGTGACACTGTAGTTCTTGGTAGCGAGGTCAAATAATCTGATCACTTTGGGGCCTAAATTGTCTACCTCTGATTCTCACTTAAACCCcagatattttgtttattgagtaataatcatttaagaaataaaaaagccttgacagctgagaggcaacaacagcattccttaagagggttgacgtcaggcaggcggctggTGGTAAAATCATAGCTGCTTTTTTAAGTGTCAATGCTCAGAATGAAACAGGTACATGCTTAGACGATAAAAGGTTAGgaataatgtaacttttttatgtaagtactttcAAAAACCCAAAAATTGAGAGCTGATTTGTTACGTGCGAAACAGATAGCCATCATATGAAAGTTGATTAACAACCCATATTACTAGTTATACAGCTTTTCGACCCGTATGATAATATCTCTGACATAACGTCTGACTTGTTACATAAAaactacttattatataattatagatttGCGTAGCTTTGTTGACGTCAACATCGGCAGGATAGGTATATTATTCACGGTTTCGGCGGTGAACTACTTTTTCCTTgcatttgttttcataaaaatctacTGTGAAGCAACTATAGATATACCAGTCATATTCTAaccctcttattcataaaataaaattcctcATAAAATTACAGATATTGCTTTCgtataaatcattaaaatttaaccaCAATCATCCCTTAATACTCAAATAATCTTAATGACGTGAAATCGTAAGAATGACCTTACCTATCCGTTAAAGTCGTACTATCCGTAAAGTCGtctgtatacatatttttagataagtatagttagttttttaatctcaaaattatAAGAATTTCTTTCTGCTTTCAGGTATTCgacattcataatattgtatCCTATTGGGATTACAGGAGAattgttatgtatgtaccaTTCATTGGAAGAAGTTGCGGAAAAGAATACTCTATCCATTTCATTTCCAAACCCATGGAATTTTATCTtcaattattactattttatcgTTGCTATAATGAGTCTTTACATACCCCTATTTCCAGTCTTGTATGGTCATATGTTAGCTCAAAGAAAAAAGATGTTggttataaagaaaattaactaaattgtaAACATGTACCATGGGTACAAGCTGTTTATTGGCAATAATATCGTAAAACGGGTGAAAACTTATCATATTGATAAGTTAACTCAGCCTCTTGGGTGTGGGCAGCAATAAATGCGCGCTTTTATGACATTATGACATTGGACAAAAATAatcggtcaagtgcgagttgaacTGTCTGTTCGACATTCACAGGTAGTACTTTGCTCCGAAACTATTGATATGAAATGATTTGAAATGTAGTACACAAATCTAAAGTTGTGGCCCAAAGACGGACAAGTATCTTAAATAAatggattttaaaattatattatttttaaaatttggaagAATAACTctcaaaatatgtattgtgtGACATATTGATTAAAAGGACTTAAGGATCTcaaatacatttgtataatttcGGACAGGACAGAAGCACGAGTCGGACAGACATTCGCACATATGATTGTAAGGAATTTGTTTTGCCTTTTTAGTtacggaactctaaaaatacgtttatttttgtgaatttgaCCTTTCGTTCttattgtattgaaataaGTGTAATTTATTCTCATTTAAAGGTTAGGGCGTTATATTTGGGCAGTTGTTCTAACACTATGCAATGTAACACGTAGGCTTATTATTGAACTAaggttatgttatttttatatactggATGTAAAGCGTCAAAGTACAAAAGTCAGTTAGGAATTCTTAGGCTTTTATAATAAGTGTACCTATTTATCTGGCATTTCTTCTATCAAACAAATTTTTCTTACCTGTCATTTATGAtcttctatattatttaatttattataattatttgggtattggtttaaggaaaagtaaatacatattctattttaattattacagttGTTTTACTTAAGTCTTTTTTCGAACGTCTTACGCAGGGCGTTCGTGTTGAGACTGAGAGGTGCGGGGAGAGGGGTCGCTAAATGTAACTTTCCAGATGTAATCCAGATTTTATCCTTTTAACATATTTAGCCTTTGAAATATTACTCCGAATTAGTTATATGGTACTTTATTCATTTGTGATGTCCGCCATCTTGAATTAACAAGTGAATATCGCGATTGGCAATTATTATCAGCGCCCCTGGAAACCAGAATACGGGGGCCATATATTCCTAAATTGAAAAAGATCCATAAAACCATTAAATTGGTAAGGAATTCGGGTTCAGCTCTTATAAAAATGCTCAACACGCATTGTGGGTACCTGTAATACAGATAGTGCAAGTGCAAGTActtataaagattttatgaCTTGTTTTTTTTGCTCAGTGACTTTTTTCGGTCTTTCAgatgtgtctgtgtgtcttgAAAATGTGAAACtgtgtttgtccttctttcacgtcagaACGATTTGTAATCAGTGAGgtgatttgtaataaattatttcgtttaaccatctacctacttaatttaCCTAATAATCCTTTTATCGATATATACAACCAGATAGATAACCTCCCTGGAGTTTAGACGTCAATATATTATCGCGTAtcgttgaaaaaataatatcaatgtgACATTTTAATGATAGTTATTGGTTTTAGCTCGTGACTTGGCTCGCAATGTGTTACCAGCCAGTCGTTCGTTtgactaaaaaaaatgtgaataagTAAACATTATCTTATAAGCACAAGAACTGCACTAAATTAGTACGCAGAGGGTTCGATGAACACATACGAAAACGGGAGTAGTTACTAGGTTACAACTTTGGACAATGCGCGATAAtcatacctatttttttttcatatttacaacaCTGCTCAATATAACCCGCAACTGTGACTGCAAGGGATAAAGGAATGATACTAATATTGCTTCTGTATATCGCTTTCACCTTTAACAGAGCCTTTCAGGATGCAAGACCTGGAGGTTCCGTGGCTCTGCCTCTATGGGTATTTACAATacagaaatagaaataggTACATGGTTATTGGTAATTAGATATTCCGCTCTCAGGGGgtttgtaggtaggtaccgttgtttagaattaatttaacCTTTGAATGTATTGTCCAAAAgttaactattaaaaaaaagaatattttatattaataagtacACGTCTATCTcgctttttattaaaagctatgtatgtattccacccgaacaaacatacatacatgcatatgtatgtttgttcgggtggaatcttgctactcaattttgaagcagatatcttcaaccgattgagctgaaattttgtatacacgtatattttaaatgataatatacGATAAGCTGACGTGACGTCATTCGAAATCTAATATGGCGGACCATCCAAGATGGCGGAATACATATTGTAgaaatgcattaaaaataactatttttaatgcatttcTACAATATGGGTATCAAATGAAAGGCCTTGTTGAGAGTAACTCGAAAAATAATGTGAGGTCATTCTAAATCCAATATGGCGGAACATTAAAGATGGCGAAATCGATCAATTTTTGAGTCTGTTTATCTCCCTCAATGATGCGTTGAGTGAGATGAACAGAGACAGAAACCTAGCCCGcgataactaaaaattaaaaaataaatgaaaagaaaaaaaaactaaaaaaaagcttttatttaaatgctccaaaaagataaacaagtttttatgatcatataaattgtgtgtaatgaggttataagttgatagttaaaattttaaagtaaaacgttattttcttctttttggagcatttaaataaaagctttacAAAAGTATTagttcttttaatttatttaaaatcctactgatattaaaaattcgaaagtttgtgtggatgtaggtatatgtaccaatacatcctcacaaacttttacatctataataagtataacattggaacaataatattacctatGCGCGACTTGTTATTCAGTCTGTAGGTATTCTTATCACTTCTATACCTAAATGTTAACGTTACTAATTTACAGGTGGTATATACCTATGTTGTTTACTACTGTTATTGTTTACTAGTAAAATAAGTGATTAATTATGATTAAGTACAATCTTTTATACAGTAATCGGCATTGatttcaaatgattttttatgataaaggTATTTATATTGATTCTATCATTATAAACGATctcatataaaattgaaagaaTGAGTGAGTAATAACTGATTCATGTGCGGTTAGTTGTCGACAATGAATAAGAAATACACTGCAGTGATTTGGGCTGTGTTGATGGCAGCCGCCGAGGCTAATGTTGCTGCCAAGTTACCGGCGCCCGTTTCTCTGTATGGGTAAGTCTGCCAAGTCATAGATATTAGAGatgtacttaggtacctatctatatgATAAGCTGCTGCTGGTTAAaccgaataaaataaataaaagaacaatGTTACAAGTCAATAAAAAACGTACATACCAAAAACTATCGTAGCTACTGACAGACAACCCACAGTCGAAATGGATGTAGTAGGATAGATATAGCAGCTTTATTCCTTGGgggaaaatactattttttctgTTCCCGTAGGAATTGTACCCTACACTAAAAGAGTTCGGTAATTTTCCAAAATTGCCATGGGAATGGGGAAACATGACATTATTATGAGCGTACGAAGTTGTGAGGAAAAGCTACCTGATAGTTAAGTAACCTAGTTCACAATgagaaaataagtttaattatagtttttatctCTCCACAAGTTATACTCAAACAATCTTTTGAAATTCGATAATATTCTTCATATtcgcatacatatattttatatgtaagtatctATGCGAATTAGTAGGGTTTAACCCGGATATTGTACCTACTCACCCGTGGGCATGTtgggcaaatattttttttgtgtatgggcaaaattacatttacattaattacaatacaaatcgtaactaatattatgcactagcttttgctcccGGTTTGGCCCCCTTGCCCCCTTCCAAGGAAAGGATCGTAGTCTTAGTCATTCATTTTATGCGTATTCTCTTGGATAAAAAAATCCTATCTCTACTACAATTTCCCATTTCGTCCTATGAATGTCGCTATATTTTCCGTTACGTGTCCCGTCTCGTTTCCCGTTATGTACCTATCTTCCCATTTCCCGATAGGTACATACCTATCTTGTCCTGTTTTCCAGAACGTTTAACATCCCATTATTAGTTATAATGCTGATAAGAATgctaatgtaaaaatataaaatgtgtaattttaccACAAACCTTACTTTTTACcattttaatctaaaatttCATGTGTCTACTTCAAAAATGTCGACGCTCTATCCAAACTGGCCACCCATAATTTCATACACATACCCAtgctactaattccatgcacaCACCTTTATAGGGATgctatttccaaaatcaaattaacccataaataaaaaagtgtctcattttacgaaatttcatttaagtaGTAAACTTGCACCGCTGCACTCCCTATATTTTTCACTTGCGATTTCTCAGATAAAAACTAAGTATATGTCCACAATCCacatcaataatttaattcatatattCGACATGATTTGTAAATAACTACACATGCATATTTGGTCTTCtccatatataaaaaaggtcTTCTCGGTAAAAGGAGCACCACCGTACTTCCAAGTTcacatgaaatttaattttaaaaattctaatttcaGACGCAACTGGGACGGTCTAGGTTTGTCGGCCGATGTAAATGAGTATGTGGACAACACGATCCACTTGCTGGTACCCTTTATGCAGGAAAATGGTCTTGACCCTATGGAAATACCCGAAATTACGGAAGGATTCTCAGTGGTGAGTTCGTTACCTAAATTGATACAAGTTATGGAACGTACAGGCAATTAGGTTATTACaagaatgataaaaaatattgagataaGAAAATCTGTCGAGAGGAGaggattttgaaaatacaatGAGCTGAAATCTATCCTTCAACTTGTTTATGTTCATGTTTGTAGAGTTTATCGAATTTTAGATTATCTCCTGTCGCGCGATTGATGAGTAAAAAGACTTTACTTATTTGCCCAAATCGAGATGAGCAAACAAACGTAAGCCTTCCAGGCACATAAAATAGATGAAAATGGATTGGGAAGTTATTAAACGAAATGCAATGGACTAGAACAGCAGGGAGAAATGTTGAAACTTATTGAAAGAAATCcctattttgaaataaatcccTATTTTGAAATAGGGATTTCTTGATTTTCTCAAGGGAAATAGGGCAAATACTTACATGATAAAGTCCAAGTACTAGATGTTAAAATACaggaataattttatttgcccAGTCTTTTACATTTGCTACCTATTAGTTTCGCAATACAAACGAGTTGTATAAACTGACTACCTACTTAAATTCTTGTTCAGAGGCCTATCCTGATAACGTACAGCGCCTACCTGACGCTCCACGATGGCTACATGACCGGCCTGACCAACGTCGCCCGCTCCGGAGACCAGACTGTCAACTACTTCGCTAAGATGCTGCGCGTTAGAGTACGGCTGCAGTTTACCGATTTGGaggtttttataattatttatatattttcttgacatgtttattgcaTAATCACGTATAtactgtaaaatatatacgtgatttgaccatgtactttattgtgtacttatttCTTATGGTAGATCTACCTATGCGTTCACGCATAGATCTACCTATGCATGAACGCATAGGTAGATCTACCAAGAACTCGCGCATCGTGACCGAGTGAAATGTGAGTGTAGGTACCTCAATAGTTTCATTTAACTCCATTTTAATAGCAAAGCAACCAATTAAAACTTGAATTGGCTAATCTCGCTTGTTTTACAAATGTACAACtaactaatgtattttaatctCATTCCAGTTTGTCTTCAAATACTTAGTTAGAGTAATGAACTCTGCCTTGTTGAGACGCAGAGGAGGTATCATTGGCTCTCTGAACAGATTTGTCGTCACTGTCGATTTTCTTATTGATTTCAACAACGACGAGGTCCATCTGCAAGAATTCTCTCTCAACGACATTGGGTAATATCCTTGATATCAATTTTAGATATTCTTGTTAAAAT
It includes:
- the Hacd1 gene encoding very-long-chain (3R)-3-hydroxyacyl-CoA dehydratase 2, which codes for MTEKVVKKTKTSELSGLGKLYLIAYNGIQTIGWTYLLLISAIHFLDRGTLDTFWPQIKNTVIIFQNAAVLEILHAAIGLVPSGVFLVLVQVYSRVFVVCGILMSVYGSTVSPGLPLCILAWSVTEIIRYGYYTLNLIGAVPQILLFLRYSTFIILYPIGITGELLCMYHSLEEVAEKNTLSISFPNPWNFIFNYYYFIVAIMSLYIPLFPVLYGHMLAQRKKMLVIKKIN
- the LOC128670108 gene encoding uncharacterized protein LOC128670108, which encodes MNKKYTAVIWAVLMAAAEANVAAKLPAPVSLYGRNWDGLGLSADVNEYVDNTIHLLVPFMQENGLDPMEIPEITEGFSVRPILITYSAYLTLHDGYMTGLTNVARSGDQTVNYFAKMLRVRVRLQFTDLEFVFKYLVRVMNSALLRRRGGIIGSLNRFVVTVDFLIDFNNDEVHLQEFSLNDIGRLRVRLTGNILTDWLINPVITVFTLIFDTMIMRIVADNIRSAIQDGIDVVNSGVKTIIEQLESLN